From the genome of Vibrio porteresiae DSM 19223, one region includes:
- the cmoM gene encoding tRNA uridine 5-oxyacetic acid(34) methyltransferase CmoM, translating to MTKDRNFDDIAHKFAKNIYGSDKGEIRQVIVWEDIEQLLTHFATADKPLHILDAGGGLAQMSQKIAKLGHKVTLCDLSSEMLRLAELDIEKNGLLEQYRLVHAPVQEIQNHLSEPVDILLFHAVMEWLEEPRAALENLLNQVKPGGMVSIMFYNYHGLVYKNAVCGNIPHILNGMPHKKRFKLQPQKGLVPESVYSWIEEAGYEICGRSGIRCFSDYIGNMTNMGEFNHDDVLALERKFCRQEPYLSLGRYIHVWAKKQ from the coding sequence GTGACTAAAGATCGCAATTTCGACGATATTGCCCACAAATTTGCAAAAAACATCTATGGCTCAGACAAAGGTGAAATTCGCCAAGTCATTGTTTGGGAAGACATAGAGCAATTGTTAACTCATTTTGCTACCGCTGACAAGCCTTTGCATATTTTAGATGCTGGTGGCGGTTTAGCACAGATGTCGCAAAAAATAGCCAAATTGGGGCATAAGGTGACGTTGTGTGATCTCTCTTCTGAAATGTTGCGTTTGGCCGAGTTGGATATTGAAAAAAACGGCCTGCTTGAGCAGTATCGGCTGGTCCATGCTCCGGTCCAAGAGATTCAAAACCACTTAAGTGAACCAGTCGATATTTTGCTGTTTCATGCCGTGATGGAGTGGTTGGAAGAACCTAGAGCTGCGCTGGAAAATTTGCTCAATCAAGTCAAACCGGGTGGCATGGTATCGATAATGTTCTATAACTATCACGGTTTGGTTTACAAAAATGCCGTGTGTGGAAATATCCCTCATATTCTCAACGGGATGCCGCACAAAAAACGATTTAAATTACAGCCACAAAAAGGCTTGGTTCCAGAATCGGTCTATTCTTGGATAGAAGAGGCTGGATATGAAATTTGTGGCCGATCCGGAATTCGTTGTTTTAGTGATTACATTGGTAACATGACGAACATGGGCGAATTCAACCATGACGATGTATTGGCTTTAGAGCGGAAATTTTGCCGCCAAGAACCTTACCTCTCATTAGGCCGATACATCCATGTGTGGGCTAAGAAGCAATAA